From the Desulfovibrio sp. UIB00 genome, one window contains:
- a CDS encoding glycosyltransferase family 9 protein, translating to MENTSSAADRSATTLVINLTRFGDLLQCQPLIEDLYSQGQTVHLVCLDNFSSAQPLLRHVERTWPLPGARLMADMDKDWRIATALLLEFARTVRSEARPGCVVNLTTTLPARLLTGLLAGGHTDGQAEIRGFCLDAHGFGQNRGIWSTFLNSGATNRLSAPFNIADMFRMVGAPHTPAAAVQTRQGLADPPQGALDAADALLAGAPPETCGFVAMQLGASEARRQWPAHFFAEVGDRLWRERKLCPVLLGSPAERPLAEAYVQAAQGTWVDAVGKTSLTQLAALLRRSKLLFTNDTGTMHLAAGLGVPCLAIFLATAQPCDTGPYLPGCCCLEPALPCHPCPFGRPCPNNLACVTHISPRSVESLALSWLDAGRWDAAPLDLVESEARVWLTEQDDKGFMTVRCLTEHAAADRSLWLAQQRIFWRQILDELDDAARPAAGGQQSADTRQPEKNAPSASAHGTTHADSQTGAFSPEFTQRMATSLEQAAQLFEILTQQGQLLGKSPKAGQLFLRNCERLQTVFDACPELRSLGAFWRELRQERGDRLDDLLELTAQLGAHFVIWCHKFTDGTSFA from the coding sequence ATGGAGAACACCAGCTCTGCGGCTGACCGCTCAGCCACCACACTGGTCATCAACCTGACGCGTTTTGGCGACCTTCTGCAATGCCAGCCCCTCATTGAGGATCTGTATAGTCAGGGCCAGACCGTGCATCTGGTGTGTCTGGACAATTTCTCCAGCGCCCAGCCCCTGCTGCGCCATGTAGAACGCACCTGGCCCCTGCCCGGCGCGCGGCTCATGGCCGACATGGACAAGGATTGGCGCATCGCAACGGCTCTTCTGCTGGAATTTGCCCGCACCGTCAGGAGCGAGGCCAGGCCAGGCTGCGTTGTCAACCTGACTACCACCCTACCTGCGCGGCTGCTCACAGGCTTGCTGGCGGGCGGACATACGGACGGGCAGGCCGAGATTCGCGGATTCTGCCTTGACGCGCACGGTTTTGGGCAAAACAGGGGCATCTGGTCCACATTTCTGAACAGCGGCGCTACAAACCGTCTGAGCGCTCCCTTTAATATTGCGGACATGTTCCGCATGGTGGGCGCGCCGCACACGCCAGCAGCAGCCGTGCAGACCCGCCAAGGGTTGGCCGATCCGCCGCAGGGAGCCCTGGATGCGGCGGATGCCCTGCTTGCCGGGGCTCCGCCGGAGACATGCGGTTTTGTGGCCATGCAGCTGGGCGCAAGCGAAGCACGGCGGCAGTGGCCCGCACATTTTTTTGCCGAGGTGGGCGACCGCCTGTGGCGCGAGCGCAAGCTCTGCCCGGTGCTGCTTGGCTCACCTGCCGAACGCCCGCTGGCCGAGGCCTATGTTCAGGCAGCCCAAGGCACGTGGGTGGACGCCGTGGGCAAAACCAGTCTCACCCAACTGGCGGCATTGCTGCGCCGGTCAAAGTTATTGTTTACCAATGATACAGGTACGATGCATCTGGCTGCTGGCCTTGGTGTGCCCTGCCTGGCCATATTCCTTGCCACGGCCCAGCCCTGCGACACTGGCCCCTATCTGCCCGGCTGTTGCTGCCTGGAACCTGCCCTGCCCTGCCATCCCTGCCCCTTTGGCCGCCCCTGCCCCAATAATCTGGCGTGCGTGACGCACATCAGCCCCCGGAGCGTGGAATCCCTCGCCCTGTCATGGCTTGACGCTGGACGATGGGATGCCGCCCCGCTTGACCTTGTGGAGAGCGAGGCCCGCGTATGGCTGACGGAGCAGGACGACAAGGGCTTTATGACCGTGCGCTGCCTTACGGAGCACGCCGCCGCAGATCGCAGCTTATGGCTTGCGCAGCAGCGGATTTTCTGGCGTCAGATACTTGACGAACTGGACGATGCCGCCCGGCCCGCAGCGGGGGGGCAACAGAGCGCGGATACCCGCCAGCCTGAAAAAAACGCTCCTTCAGCATCTGCACACGGCACCACGCATGCGGACAGCCAGACGGGCGCATTTTCTCCCGAATTTACGCAACGCATGGCAACATCGCTGGAGCAGGCCGCACAACTTTTTGAAATACTTACGCAACAAGGGCAGCTGCTCGGCAAGAGCCCCAAGGCAGGACAATTGTTTTTGCGTAATTGCGAACGCCTGCAAACAGTTTTTGACGCCTGCCCCGAGCTGCGCTCATTGGGAGCCTTCTGGCGTGAACTGCGCCAGGAACGCGGCGACCGGCTGGACGACCTGCTGGAGCTTACTGCCCAGCTTGGCGCGCATTTCGTTATTTGGTGCCATAAATTTACCGATGGCACGTCATTTGCTTAA
- the traT gene encoding complement resistance protein TraT → MSFIRYILMLCLVFASLCGCVRQSADAARVEVLRQGQIEEPEADVNIHPAVYVNVRDNTNKVFGLRTQVETWLQRQGYTVVPNPSEAGYILQIVVLAAGTTAPETARQVVTAGYDAPSQLSGKGGTAMVADVLLVQRHVPSTQGSRSKNLKNIGKRNAVGSSQMRIALLAHQEFKTGAGMPPVFAETLAKELATSVHSANTEEAPAQPAKQ, encoded by the coding sequence ATGTCCTTTATCCGCTATATTCTGATGCTGTGCCTGGTCTTTGCCTCCCTCTGCGGTTGCGTGCGCCAATCGGCGGACGCAGCACGCGTGGAAGTGCTGCGCCAGGGCCAGATTGAGGAGCCGGAAGCCGATGTGAACATCCATCCGGCGGTTTATGTTAACGTGCGCGACAATACCAACAAGGTTTTCGGCCTGCGCACCCAGGTGGAGACATGGCTGCAACGCCAGGGCTACACGGTAGTCCCAAACCCCAGCGAAGCGGGCTACATCCTCCAGATAGTCGTGCTCGCCGCCGGGACAACCGCGCCGGAAACCGCCCGTCAGGTGGTGACTGCCGGGTATGACGCACCCTCGCAACTGAGCGGCAAGGGCGGTACTGCCATGGTGGCGGATGTGCTGCTGGTGCAGCGGCATGTTCCGAGCACTCAGGGGTCCCGCAGTAAAAATCTCAAAAACATTGGCAAGCGCAATGCCGTTGGCAGCAGCCAGATGCGCATTGCCCTGCTTGCCCATCAGGAATTCAAGACCGGCGCGGGCATGCCCCCGGTCTTTGCCGAAACCCTCGCCAAGGAACTGGCGACCTCCGTTCACAGCGCCAACACTGAAGAAGCCCCAGCCCAGCCCGCCAAGCAGTAG
- the topA gene encoding type I DNA topoisomerase, producing the protein MGKQLIIVESPAKVKTIKKFLGPQYMVQASVGHVRDLPSSSLGVDEANDFAPHYEVIDNKKNVVSELRAAASKADTVYLAPDPDREGEAIAWHVAELIRDKAKDIKRIQFNEITAKAVKEALAHPRELNGHLFDAQQARRVLDRLVGYKISPLLWKSIKRGISAGRVQSVALRLIVEREEAREVFKPEEYWLFKALLAADVPPPFKAELAKVGGKKAVVSNAAQAKDIEDAMAGKPFVVESVEEKERERAPQPPFITSTLQQAANQRLSYTAKRTMNIAQRLYEGVELGDRGLTALITYMRTDSTRIADEARDAAKAFIEGNFGKEYLPKRARVYKAKGGAQDAHEAIRPVDVTITPDEVKTHLPPEQYNLYRLIWSRFVASQMAGARFHDTTASIVCAHTQWKAKGERLLFPGFLAAMPRGKDEADAELPPLTAGQTLTLEKLDKEQKFTQPPARFSEASLVRELEELGIGRPSTYAAIISTLQDREYVSLKERHFVPTDLGRVVCTQLVEHFGKLMDVGFTAQMEENLDKVAEGQEQWVELLRRFSEDFNPTLAAASKNMKSLKGGMPANLPCPECGKDLLIKFGKAGAFLACSGYPECRYTSNFERTEDGTVEAVAQEKPQYEKVGNCPQCGKDLVIKKSRTGSSFIACTGYPDCKYAAPLSTGVPCPRCGKGSLVEKSTKRGKIFYSCDQYPQCDFALWDKPVPGPCPRCNSPYLIEKKSRDGAKVICPVKGCGYVKEDGDG; encoded by the coding sequence ATGGGCAAACAGCTTATCATTGTGGAATCACCCGCCAAGGTGAAGACCATCAAGAAGTTTCTGGGGCCGCAGTACATGGTGCAGGCCAGTGTTGGCCATGTGCGCGACCTGCCGTCCAGCTCGCTTGGTGTGGACGAAGCCAACGACTTTGCGCCGCACTACGAGGTTATAGACAATAAAAAGAATGTTGTCAGTGAACTCCGCGCTGCCGCTTCCAAGGCCGATACCGTATATCTCGCGCCCGACCCCGACCGCGAGGGAGAGGCCATTGCCTGGCATGTGGCGGAGCTTATCCGCGACAAAGCCAAGGACATCAAGCGCATCCAGTTCAACGAAATCACGGCCAAGGCTGTGAAAGAAGCCCTGGCGCACCCGCGCGAGCTCAACGGGCATCTTTTTGACGCCCAGCAGGCCCGCCGTGTGCTGGACCGTCTGGTGGGCTACAAAATTTCGCCCCTGCTGTGGAAGTCCATCAAGCGCGGCATTTCTGCCGGACGCGTGCAGTCAGTGGCCCTGCGCCTCATTGTTGAGCGCGAGGAGGCCCGCGAGGTCTTCAAGCCCGAAGAATATTGGCTGTTCAAGGCCTTGCTGGCAGCGGACGTACCGCCTCCGTTCAAGGCCGAGCTTGCCAAGGTGGGCGGCAAAAAGGCTGTGGTCAGCAATGCAGCCCAGGCCAAGGATATCGAAGATGCCATGGCGGGCAAGCCCTTTGTGGTGGAAAGCGTGGAAGAAAAAGAGCGTGAACGCGCTCCGCAGCCGCCTTTCATTACCTCAACTTTGCAGCAGGCTGCCAACCAGCGTCTTTCGTACACTGCCAAGCGCACCATGAATATTGCTCAGCGCCTGTACGAGGGCGTTGAACTGGGCGACAGGGGACTCACGGCTCTCATTACCTATATGCGTACCGACTCCACACGCATTGCCGATGAAGCCCGCGATGCGGCCAAGGCTTTTATTGAAGGCAACTTTGGCAAGGAATATCTGCCCAAGCGGGCCAGGGTCTACAAGGCCAAGGGCGGCGCGCAGGACGCGCATGAAGCCATCCGTCCTGTTGACGTGACCATCACGCCCGACGAGGTGAAAACCCACCTGCCGCCGGAGCAGTACAATCTTTATCGGCTCATCTGGTCGCGCTTTGTGGCCTCGCAGATGGCCGGGGCGCGCTTTCACGACACAACGGCCAGTATTGTCTGCGCGCACACGCAGTGGAAGGCCAAGGGCGAGCGCCTGCTGTTCCCCGGCTTTCTGGCGGCCATGCCTCGCGGCAAGGATGAAGCGGACGCTGAGCTGCCGCCCCTGACCGCTGGGCAGACGCTCACGCTCGAAAAGCTCGACAAGGAGCAGAAGTTCACCCAGCCCCCGGCCCGCTTCAGCGAAGCAAGCCTTGTGCGCGAGCTGGAAGAACTGGGCATCGGGCGTCCTTCCACCTATGCGGCCATTATTTCCACCCTTCAGGACAGGGAATACGTGAGCCTGAAGGAACGCCATTTTGTGCCTACCGACCTTGGGCGCGTGGTATGCACACAGCTTGTGGAGCATTTCGGCAAGCTCATGGACGTGGGTTTCACCGCCCAGATGGAAGAAAACCTGGACAAGGTGGCCGAAGGTCAGGAACAGTGGGTCGAACTGCTGCGGCGTTTTTCGGAAGATTTCAATCCCACGCTGGCGGCTGCGTCCAAAAACATGAAGAGCCTCAAGGGGGGCATGCCCGCAAACCTGCCCTGCCCTGAGTGCGGCAAGGACCTGCTCATCAAGTTTGGCAAGGCCGGGGCTTTTCTGGCCTGTTCCGGCTATCCGGAATGCCGCTACACCAGCAATTTTGAGCGCACGGAAGACGGCACCGTGGAAGCCGTGGCCCAGGAAAAGCCCCAGTATGAAAAAGTGGGGAACTGCCCGCAGTGCGGCAAAGACCTGGTGATCAAGAAGTCCCGCACGGGCAGCAGCTTCATTGCCTGCACGGGCTATCCCGATTGCAAGTATGCGGCTCCGCTTTCCACCGGGGTGCCTTGCCCGCGTTGCGGCAAGGGGTCGCTGGTTGAAAAAAGCACCAAGCGCGGCAAGATATTCTATTCATGCGACCAGTACCCGCAGTGTGATTTTGCCCTGTGGGACAAACCCGTGCCCGGCCCCTGCCCACGGTGCAATTCGCCCTATCTGATCGAAAAGAAAAGCCGTGATGGCGCAAAGGTCATCTGCCCTGTCAAAGGGTGCGGCTATGTGAAGGAGGATGGAGATGGGTAA
- a CDS encoding XdhC/CoxI family protein — MGKKNDASLLPSGGGGLKGSPESLVTTPWEDTLEARAAALLTGGEPLVLVTVVSRTGSAPREAGTRALQTRNGFEGTVGGGLLEARAMEAARNSLASSLSARVSCDMSGFTPNSDMICGGGMEVLCEVLAPRQAEMFALAAEVLRLGGRGAWLVELRRDGVSLHGEAETPLRRLFVDALPEHAVQPEGVTVGLDAVTPLLETRKGRPGLVDVDGRILYVEPLDAPPVLLLCGGGHVSLEVARLAHSCGFVVDVVDDREEFSNAERFPMARHCQVLPGYENLVQTCDIGRRHFVAIITRGHSFDREALAQALTSHAQYVGMIGSRTKREQVYAALRKQGVPDAELAAVCCPIGLSIEAETPQQIAVSIVAELLAARAGTLVRLRLDD, encoded by the coding sequence ATGGGTAAGAAAAACGATGCCTCTCTGTTGCCTTCAGGCGGCGGAGGCCTCAAGGGCTCGCCGGAATCTCTGGTGACAACCCCGTGGGAAGATACGCTTGAAGCCCGCGCTGCGGCCCTGCTGACGGGGGGCGAACCTCTGGTGCTCGTAACCGTGGTGAGCCGCACAGGCTCTGCCCCGCGCGAAGCTGGAACCCGCGCCCTTCAGACTCGCAACGGATTTGAAGGAACAGTGGGCGGCGGCCTGCTTGAAGCCCGCGCCATGGAAGCGGCCCGCAACAGCCTTGCAAGCAGCCTTTCTGCGCGTGTTTCGTGCGACATGAGCGGCTTTACGCCCAACAGCGACATGATCTGCGGCGGCGGCATGGAAGTTCTGTGCGAGGTGCTTGCACCACGTCAGGCTGAAATGTTCGCTCTTGCGGCAGAGGTGCTGCGGCTGGGCGGTCGGGGCGCATGGCTGGTTGAATTGCGCCGGGACGGCGTTTCGCTGCATGGCGAGGCGGAAACACCGCTGCGGCGGCTGTTTGTTGATGCCTTGCCGGAACATGCCGTTCAGCCCGAAGGCGTCACCGTGGGGCTGGACGCAGTAACCCCCCTGCTGGAGACGCGTAAGGGTCGCCCTGGCCTGGTAGACGTGGACGGGCGCATACTTTACGTGGAACCTCTGGACGCGCCGCCAGTGCTCTTGCTGTGCGGCGGCGGGCATGTATCGCTGGAAGTTGCGCGGCTGGCCCATTCCTGCGGCTTTGTAGTAGACGTGGTGGACGACCGCGAGGAATTTTCCAATGCGGAGCGCTTCCCCATGGCCCGCCATTGTCAGGTTTTGCCGGGCTACGAAAATCTTGTGCAGACCTGCGACATCGGGCGCAGGCATTTTGTGGCCATTATCACGCGCGGGCACAGTTTTGACCGCGAGGCTCTGGCTCAGGCGCTGACAAGTCACGCCCAGTATGTGGGCATGATCGGCAGCAGAACCAAGCGTGAACAGGTGTATGCCGCTTTGCGCAAACAGGGTGTGCCGGATGCAGAACTGGCTGCCGTATGCTGCCCTATTGGCCTTTCCATTGAGGCGGAGACCCCGCAGCAGATTGCGGTTTCCATTGTGGCCGAGCTGCTTGCCGCTCGTGCCGGAACCTTGGTGCGCCTGCGGCTTGACGACTAG
- a CDS encoding thioredoxin — protein sequence MTLTIVALLFLLLVGIYVNARMRTARHLRCIAEEKGDIARASGMTASIGVFYPDVSATVVMGVSEEIGACYYRVLRDGKVINRSRINLANIKRVELLINGDVRKVGISSAQATSFLKATDVAGRILTQYSPADLRVMLRAGLRIVFMGESGAEKQLEITVLRMTDERHKFKRMELFKDTVWWVVFLDSASANARHIREYFEKSETPDSDGEFC from the coding sequence ATGACCCTTACAATTGTCGCCCTGCTGTTTCTCCTGCTTGTAGGCATTTACGTGAATGCCAGGATGCGTACTGCGCGCCATCTGCGCTGCATCGCAGAGGAGAAGGGCGATATTGCCAGAGCCTCCGGCATGACGGCCAGCATAGGCGTTTTTTATCCTGATGTAAGCGCCACCGTTGTTATGGGCGTTTCTGAGGAAATCGGGGCCTGTTATTACCGTGTGCTGCGCGACGGCAAGGTCATCAACCGTAGCCGTATCAATCTGGCCAACATCAAGCGTGTGGAGCTGCTGATCAACGGCGATGTGCGCAAGGTGGGCATTTCATCCGCCCAGGCCACCAGTTTCCTCAAGGCCACCGATGTGGCAGGCAGAATACTTACCCAGTATTCCCCGGCAGACCTGCGCGTCATGCTGCGTGCTGGCCTGCGGATTGTTTTTATGGGTGAAAGCGGCGCAGAGAAGCAACTGGAGATAACAGTGCTGCGCATGACTGACGAGCGCCACAAATTCAAGCGCATGGAGCTGTTCAAGGATACCGTGTGGTGGGTGGTCTTTCTGGACAGCGCAAGCGCCAATGCCAGACATATCAGGGAGTACTTCGAGAAGAGTGAAACCCCTGATTCAGATGGAGAATTTTGCTAA
- a CDS encoding efflux RND transporter periplasmic adaptor subunit has protein sequence MSIRPIAKISVVLGLCLALVACQSDKKGQPDMRLPVSAVEVTVADASWPSQFQAQASGSRAVEVRARVQGIIEKRLYNEGDFVKAGQQMFQLERDQYEAQMQQAQAQYVNAEREWKRIRPLYEKNAVSQKDRDSALAAYDSAKASLRQAKINLDYCQVVAPVSGYSSKENYTPGNLVSNNSLLTYVNQTDPMYIDFSIAAPDRMLRQQLAASGVLVFPKDNRYKARLRLLDGTMYGTEGDVTFIDSQVQPTTGVIKARAVFPNTDGQIMPGQYVRLFVEGDILKNAILIPQKCVIVTQKGTVVMGLDKDDKVYPIPITVTVAVGDQYLVGSGLKGGERIISEGIIKARPGTQVRVQQAGGQQPQDAAPKK, from the coding sequence ATGAGTATCAGACCTATTGCAAAAATTTCAGTTGTATTGGGGCTTTGTCTTGCCCTGGTCGCCTGCCAGAGCGACAAAAAAGGACAGCCCGACATGCGCTTGCCAGTGTCGGCTGTTGAAGTAACCGTCGCCGATGCCTCCTGGCCCAGCCAGTTCCAGGCGCAGGCCTCAGGCTCACGCGCGGTTGAAGTGCGCGCCCGTGTTCAGGGGATTATTGAAAAGCGCCTGTATAACGAAGGTGATTTCGTTAAGGCGGGGCAGCAGATGTTCCAGCTCGAACGCGATCAGTACGAAGCCCAGATGCAGCAGGCGCAGGCCCAGTACGTGAACGCGGAACGTGAATGGAAGCGTATTCGCCCCCTGTACGAAAAGAACGCCGTTTCGCAGAAAGACCGCGATTCTGCCCTGGCCGCGTACGACAGCGCCAAGGCATCCCTGCGTCAGGCCAAGATCAATCTGGATTACTGCCAGGTGGTGGCCCCTGTCTCCGGCTACAGCAGCAAGGAAAATTACACCCCCGGCAACCTGGTGAGCAACAATTCGCTGCTTACCTATGTGAACCAGACCGACCCCATGTACATAGACTTTTCCATTGCCGCGCCTGACCGTATGCTGCGCCAGCAGCTTGCAGCCTCGGGCGTCCTGGTGTTCCCCAAGGACAACCGCTACAAGGCAAGGTTGCGCCTGCTGGACGGCACCATGTACGGCACGGAAGGCGACGTGACCTTTATCGACAGCCAGGTGCAGCCCACCACGGGCGTTATCAAGGCCCGCGCGGTGTTTCCCAATACCGACGGGCAGATCATGCCCGGGCAGTATGTGCGCCTGTTTGTGGAAGGCGACATCCTCAAGAACGCCATTCTTATTCCGCAAAAGTGCGTTATCGTGACCCAGAAGGGTACCGTGGTCATGGGGCTGGACAAGGACGACAAGGTCTACCCCATTCCCATCACTGTGACTGTGGCTGTGGGAGATCAATATCTGGTGGGTTCCGGCCTCAAGGGCGGGGAACGCATCATCAGTGAAGGTATCATCAAAGCCCGCCCCGGGACTCAAGTGCGCGTGCAGCAAGCCGGTGGGCAGCAGCCCCAGGATGCCGCGCCGAAGAAGTAG
- a CDS encoding multidrug efflux RND transporter permease subunit, with amino-acid sequence MAVSTKPNFFLRRPVLSAVISIVITLVGALAMKALPIAQYPDLVPPTVNVSVSYPGASAETIASTVLAPLEVNINGVENMLYMTSIAASGSGSGNINVYFKLGSDANMALVNVNNKVNLAQATLPEDVRRQGVTVVKRSPAMLQVFCYYSPDGRYSDVFIHNWAQVNVVDELKRINGVGDCSLFGSMDYSMRIWLQPDKLAKYGITTKQVTSAIQEQNSQYAPGRLGDMPTADSTQLTWQIDTQGRLVTPEEFGEIIIRTGDDSAMLRLKDVARIELGGKDYSVLSSYNGMGARMGAVYLLPGANAIATGDMVKAKLEDIASRMPDGLAYTLLVDNNDFVIESIKEVVSTLVEAMILVFIVVYVFLQNWRATLIPCIAVPVSIIGTFAGLYAFGYTINTLTLFALVLAIGIVVDDAIVVLENVERIMSSEHLPPREATAKAMNEVTAPVIAIVLVLCAVFIPVSFMGGLAGQMYKQFAITISVSVVLSGIVALTLTPALCALLLKPHAHDHTPAKGFVWFNYVFGRITRRYVNAVRFVKASAWRALALCVVMVLCIVGLFRVVPGGLVPDEDQGYLLGLAILDDGAAQPRTRAVNKVLTDFMLKNPAVLSVGTLSGLDITSMAAKSNYGTFFALLKPWGERKDPKDAASVIVNTVGAVTVMQPEAFILGFTPPPISGMSNTGGFEGYVQMRGSGSLKDMEDSANKLVLEVTSKNADGTPKYPAVGMVRNLFTTGSPQLYANLDRERCKDMGISIADVYSAMSATFGSSYVNDFNLMGRTFQVRLQAESETRVLPESLNDIYVPNKNGEMVPLTAVMTLERRTAPQVVERYNVFPAAHIMGAPTPGYSSGQALSEMEKAASVVLSSDYQLGWVGTALQEKLASADTTVIFVLALVMVFLILAAQYESWSLPLSVLTAVPFGVFGALLATWGRGLSNDIYFQVALVTLVGLAAKNAILIVEFAVEAWRAGRSLDAAAIHASKLRFRPIVMTSLAFILGCVPLAISTGAGANSRHAIGTAVIGGMLAATCIATLFVPFFFKAIMQLSLKLQGKTDPNAGRDHLAEDQEDDI; translated from the coding sequence ATGGCTGTTTCTACAAAGCCGAATTTCTTTTTGCGCAGGCCGGTTCTGTCGGCCGTTATCTCCATTGTCATAACTCTGGTGGGCGCGCTGGCCATGAAGGCCCTGCCCATCGCACAATACCCCGACCTTGTGCCGCCCACGGTCAACGTGAGCGTGTCGTATCCCGGCGCTTCAGCGGAAACCATTGCCTCCACGGTTCTGGCTCCCCTTGAAGTGAACATCAACGGTGTGGAAAACATGCTCTACATGACTTCCATTGCCGCTTCGGGTTCCGGTTCGGGCAACATCAACGTGTACTTCAAGCTGGGCAGTGATGCCAACATGGCTCTGGTCAACGTTAACAACAAGGTTAACCTGGCCCAGGCCACCTTGCCGGAAGATGTGCGCAGGCAGGGCGTCACGGTCGTCAAGCGTTCGCCCGCCATGTTGCAGGTGTTCTGTTACTATTCGCCCGACGGGCGCTATAGCGACGTGTTCATCCACAACTGGGCTCAGGTCAACGTTGTTGACGAACTCAAGCGCATCAACGGCGTGGGCGACTGCTCGCTTTTTGGCAGCATGGACTACTCCATGCGTATCTGGCTGCAACCGGACAAGCTCGCCAAGTACGGCATTACCACAAAGCAGGTAACCTCGGCCATTCAGGAGCAGAACTCGCAGTACGCCCCTGGACGTCTGGGTGACATGCCCACGGCCGACTCCACCCAGCTTACCTGGCAGATCGACACTCAGGGCCGCCTTGTAACGCCTGAAGAGTTTGGCGAAATCATCATCCGCACCGGAGATGACAGCGCCATGCTGCGGCTCAAGGATGTGGCGCGCATAGAACTGGGCGGCAAGGACTACAGCGTTCTTTCCAGCTACAACGGCATGGGTGCCCGCATGGGCGCCGTGTATCTGTTGCCGGGCGCCAACGCCATCGCCACCGGCGATATGGTAAAGGCCAAGCTGGAGGACATTGCCTCGCGCATGCCCGATGGTCTGGCTTACACCCTGCTGGTGGACAACAACGACTTCGTTATCGAATCCATCAAGGAAGTGGTGAGCACCCTGGTCGAAGCCATGATCCTGGTGTTCATCGTTGTGTACGTCTTTCTGCAAAACTGGCGCGCCACGCTCATTCCCTGCATTGCCGTACCTGTATCCATTATCGGCACGTTCGCGGGTCTGTACGCCTTTGGCTACACCATCAACACGCTTACGCTGTTCGCTCTGGTGCTTGCCATCGGTATCGTGGTGGACGATGCCATCGTTGTGCTTGAAAACGTTGAACGTATCATGAGTTCGGAGCATCTGCCGCCCAGAGAGGCGACAGCAAAGGCCATGAACGAAGTTACGGCCCCGGTTATCGCCATTGTGCTTGTGCTGTGCGCCGTGTTTATTCCTGTTTCGTTCATGGGCGGCCTTGCGGGGCAGATGTACAAGCAGTTTGCCATAACGATCTCGGTGTCGGTGGTGCTTTCGGGTATTGTGGCGCTGACGCTCACTCCGGCGCTCTGCGCCCTGCTGCTCAAGCCGCATGCCCATGACCACACGCCTGCCAAGGGCTTTGTGTGGTTCAACTATGTGTTTGGTCGCATTACCCGCCGCTATGTAAACGCCGTACGTTTTGTCAAAGCCTCCGCCTGGCGTGCGCTGGCGCTCTGCGTGGTCATGGTTCTGTGCATCGTGGGGCTGTTCCGCGTGGTGCCCGGCGGCCTTGTGCCGGATGAAGACCAGGGCTATCTGCTTGGTCTGGCCATTCTGGACGATGGCGCGGCCCAACCCCGCACCCGTGCGGTCAACAAGGTGCTTACCGACTTCATGCTTAAAAACCCTGCGGTTTTGAGCGTGGGTACGCTCTCCGGTCTGGACATCACCTCCATGGCCGCCAAGAGTAACTACGGCACCTTCTTTGCCCTGCTCAAACCCTGGGGAGAACGCAAGGATCCCAAGGATGCAGCCAGCGTCATCGTGAACACCGTGGGCGCTGTAACCGTTATGCAGCCCGAGGCCTTTATCTTGGGCTTTACGCCGCCGCCCATCAGCGGCATGAGCAATACCGGTGGTTTTGAAGGCTATGTGCAGATGCGCGGCAGCGGCAGCCTCAAGGACATGGAAGACTCTGCCAACAAGCTTGTGCTTGAAGTGACCTCCAAAAATGCCGACGGCACGCCCAAGTACCCGGCAGTGGGCATGGTGCGCAACCTCTTTACCACTGGTTCGCCCCAGCTCTACGCCAACCTTGACCGCGAACGCTGCAAGGATATGGGCATCAGCATTGCCGATGTGTATTCGGCCATGAGCGCCACCTTCGGCAGTTCATACGTCAACGACTTCAACCTCATGGGCCGTACCTTCCAGGTCCGGCTTCAGGCTGAGTCTGAAACCCGCGTGCTGCCTGAAAGCCTCAACGACATATACGTGCCAAATAAAAATGGCGAGATGGTGCCCCTGACTGCGGTAATGACCCTTGAACGCCGCACGGCACCCCAGGTTGTGGAACGCTACAACGTGTTCCCGGCAGCCCACATCATGGGTGCGCCCACGCCTGGGTATTCTTCGGGCCAGGCTCTCAGCGAAATGGAAAAAGCCGCTTCTGTGGTCTTGTCCTCTGATTATCAGCTGGGCTGGGTTGGTACCGCCCTTCAGGAAAAACTGGCAAGCGCCGACACCACTGTCATCTTTGTGCTGGCGCTGGTCATGGTCTTCCTGATTCTTGCCGCGCAGTACGAATCGTGGTCCTTGCCACTTTCAGTGCTCACAGCCGTGCCTTTTGGCGTGTTCGGAGCCTTGTTGGCTACCTGGGGGCGCGGGCTTTCCAACGACATCTACTTCCAGGTGGCACTTGTGACCCTGGTTGGTCTGGCGGCCAAAAACGCCATTCTTATCGTGGAATTCGCTGTTGAAGCCTGGCGCGCCGGGCGCAGCCTTGATGCTGCGGCCATCCACGCCTCCAAACTGCGTTTTAGGCCCATCGTGATGACCTCGCTTGCCTTTATCCTTGGCTGCGTGCCGTTGGCCATCAGTACGGGTGCGGGCGCAAACAGCCGTCACGCCATCGGTACGGCGGTCATCGGCGGCATGCTGGCGGCAACGTGCATAGCCACGTTGTTTGTGCCGTTCTTCTTCAAGGCCATCATGCAACTCTCACTGAAACTGCAGGGCAAAACTGATCCCAATGCGGGCAGGGACCACCTTGCGGAAGACCAGGAGGACGACATATGA